The nucleotide sequence TGTGCAGAGAGGAGCTGTGCAAAGAGGCCTTCATGAAGTTCAATGGGAGATGGTATGCTGGCCGGCAGCTTCAGTGTGAGACATGTCCTGTTACACGCTGGAAGAATGCCATATGTGGTGAGTTTCCCTTCACACGACGACTTAAGGGCAGAGAAGCTACATTCCTTTTAGCATGTTTGCTATTTCAattgtttgttctttttcttcgTTAGGACTGTTTGACAGACAGAAGTGCCCTAAAGGCAAACACTGTAACTTTCTGCATGTATTTCGAAACCCGGGCAATGAATTCTGGGAGGCTGACAGGGACCTCCAGATCTCCCCGGATCGCAGCGTCAGGGGTAGTCGCAGAGAGGAGTGGCATTCAGAGCGCTACAGAGAGCGATCGTGGAGGCAGCGTCGCAGCAGCCGAAGCCCAGCAAGATCAGAGAGATCTCACAGAAGGTGGGAAGACGACATGGAGAGGAGCAGGAGCAGAGAAAGGAGGACCTCTCACCAGCGCAGAGACGACCAATGGTCATCTAGATCCAGACACAGCGACAGGAGGACAGACAGGCACCGGAGCAGGAGTCGGGACAGATCAAGGAGCAGAAGCAGAGATAGAGAGCAGCGTAGAGATAAAGAAATGGAGAAGAAatacagagacagaaatgaagaTGAGGGTCCTAGACGAGAAACAAGAGAGAAATCGAGAAGCACAagtagagaaaagaaaagacacaaaCAAAGCAGAGAAAGAAGCCCAAAGATATCAGACAAAAGTCTTTCCGATGGTACAAAAACCCACCGCCATCACAGACGCTCCAAAAAAAGCAAGAAGagcaaaaagaaacacaaaaagaaaaggctCTTGTCTGAAAAGACATGTTCCTCCACACAGTCAGAAACTGAGTCAGAGGAAGAGACTTGGGATAATCCTTCAATACTGAGTCCCAGTGGAGACCTTAAAGAAGAGGAGAAAACTCGGGAAAAATGTGCTGATGAGAATAATTTAGATTCAGAAGTGAAAACTGAGGCCACTCCTGAAATCAAGAGCGATCTGACATCCAATGGGGACATTCGTTCTTAATTGCTTTGTATTTAAAACCAGTCATTCGCTGCTACGctacttttattcattttacatcATCAGAATATGTAGTATTAACATCTAGAGGTCGATGTGGGATCATTAACACCATAAACATGTCATGGATGCTTGGTGGATCTTTCTTGTCAAGGCTTTTTACACTGAATATTCACATTAAATACAAACAGTCAACACTTTTTAGCCTTTCTCAGCACACATGTAAATAACttgtatatgttttaaaataaatgctcaGTATTGGGATTTGATGCACTTTAATGTTCAACATTTGGGAAGAAAAAGATCAGAATGGGTTCTGGAATATATCTGTAATTTcagatttaagaaaaaaatagttGGCCgtgttaaatataaaacaagtgTAGCAAAAATCAAAGATGGGTTTTGTTCAATAACAGGCTTGAGACTGcagaagaaaaactttaaactgtTTAAGATGAGCAGCCACGTTCATCTGCATTTAACTATCTGGGGTTGATGGATGCCTTCCATGTATCCGATATGCACAGTTCTCTTTCTTACGTTATTAATCCACAAAGTTCACACAGCTGTTGAATAGGAGTATAAAATACAGTCATCTGTAGTCAAATGGTGACCATATACTTTGTTAGAAATCCCTTTTTCTGCCATTCTGGCCTCCTTTAGACTCCATTGAGAAGGTTAAACACAGTGTTTTTTGGTCAAAAGTTAGTCTAACGatgaaccaaacctttcataagTGGTTATGAAACAGTGTTTTTAAGACACTATCCCGGCCTGGAAACTACAGCAAAGATTTATCACAAAAAACGTTACATTTCACTTGAACCCTTTCAGAGGAGAAATAGTTCATGCTCATGACAAAAACGAACAATACAGACAACAGAACAAAGCTTAGCAAGCCGCCGCTAACTCAAAAATGACCAACTTCGACAAATGTAAACAGCTTGAATTTCTGCAAGAGGCCaaatgaacacagaaaaacaatactGATGCTGTGATCCACCCATGTACAGAAGGAACTGTAATATTACTGAGCTGTGATCCTCTGAAAGTTATCCTCAGCTGGTGCCTCAGATTAAAGAGCTACTTCACAAAGTGTTGgcacaaaatagaaacattaaaAGTAATTGCCACTTCTGAAAGCATCTCAAGTCCTTGGAGACAAACATTTCAACCCAACCGGTGCACTTTCCAATGACATTTATTACCAAGACTCTGCACATACAGTAGTCAAAAGGTTTTTGACTACTGTTTTTGCTGTGTTGAAATAGTTACTTTGCTGTAGTGAAAACCGAAAGGGACCAGGAAATACCTTGAGAACAGCTTTAACCTTCTTGGTGTTTGTTGTGTATACGAGGCACCAGCAGCACTTAAGTCAAATTGCTAATTGTGCAAACAGTGATCAATGGATGATCTTAAAAACAAGCTGGATTTGTGACACTGGTGCTACATTTCTCTCTGTTGAGTCTGGAGGTTAGGAGAAGTGATGGATGCTAAGTAGTGCAGAATACTTTGCGGGAAGATGGAGGCACACTGAATGGACGTTACAGTATAGTACAGTACTTGATACAGTCCAATGATGCCGATTATATGCGTACAACACCGACACTGTGGAAAAGGAAATGACAAAGACGTGGATGTGATCAGATCTGCATCTGTGGGGGACAACGCTAGGCGGCGCGACGTTCTATGTCAGCCCAATTTCTTCCAAGACGCTCCGTGGTGCCTCGGCTTCCTGCAGGAGAGAAACAAAGAAACGTTTCCTGCATTTGAACTGCGAGTGTAAATAATAGTATTAACCACGCAGGCGTGCATGGTGAGCCATTACAACAACAGCACTGCTTttgcttaaaaataaatcacagagaTGGGAATCTGGAGGAGGTTTAATTTAAGCGCTGCaggcttaaaataaaaacaggtggCAGCAGGTGCAAATGGTTGCAGGCTGGAAACTGCAACATGCGACAGAAACCCTTCTGTTTGATTCGCTGCCAAGTGAAATTCTCAACACAACGTCGGTTTCTACAATTAGATGTTTAAATGCTATTTAAAGCAATTAATAAGGTGGTGATTACACTTTTCTGCATATAAAGATCTAAAATCACAGCCTAACATCTCTAATGTTgagcattttattaaaatctgcaGTAGGTATTTTCCACAAACATTGCAGATTTTGCTGAACTAATTCGCTAAATCATCTTGACCCAAGTTCAGCTCTGTCCATATCATACCTCCTGCAGCAGGTCAGCCTGCTCGATTGCCTTCAGCACGTTCTTTTTGGAGGTTTCCTGAGCTTCCCCACCCAGCAGGAACTCATCCAGAATAAAGTAGGCCTTCTCAAAGTTGAAGATGATATCCAGCTCACAAACCTGTGTGGGAACAGTATCACAAAGATCGGGAAAAAAGGAGACAGTCCTGTGCGACAAACGTTGCTTCCTACAGTAACGGCTTTTaactgcagtgtttgtgttACATTTAGGAAACTCACGCTGCCAAAATATTTGTCGAGTAGTTCCACATATCTGTGAATGATCTCCAGAGTGATCAACTCATTATCCTGATCCTCGACCGCACAACAGAAGTACAGGCTGGCGTatctacaaaaaataaaaacaggcaaGAAATGAAACCAACATATGTGGAAGAGATTCAGTAaaccttcattttctttctccactgtttaaataaatgtgtgcaAATGATAAAAAAGCAATTTCATCGCAATCTGAACATCTGCTTGAcaatattcaaatgttttagtGTAACAAAACGTCACACAAACAGAATGTACTGCAAGCAAAATAAACCAGGTTGCATTCGACTGTCAAGGAGAACCTGACAGGCAGCTCCTTTGTGTAATGACTACACAACACTAAAGTTTAGTGAAAGTGTTTGTGTCTAAACCTAATGCTGTTTTTTATTACCTCATACAGCAAATCAAAtgatttcattgtattttgtaTGACTGAGTGGTGATGCTGCcagaataataaacaaaaaaaaaacttttttgctCAAGTACTGAAAACAAGGAGTATTGATGAATGCCAAAGATCTCTATATCTCTCAGAATAAACATATTGTTGATATTGGTGTTGACTGAAGAAAaggtgggctgcacagtggtgcagttgttagCGTTGTCTTGGCAGGAAGGAGGTCTTGAGTTCCAATCctagcctggggtctttctacaggttctcccagtgcatgagtagattctctctgggtactctggcttcctcccacaatcaaACTACATAACTGATAGATGAGTGTGTGCAAGCATGGTTACCTGTCCCATTCTTGTATACTTGATCGCTGTGCATTTCTTGCAAAAACCAGCAAAATGACTGCACTCTTTTTAAGGCTGAAATCTGCAGTCTCTCTTCTTTAACCCCCTGACACCATGCAACAAAAGCTTGACTTTCTGTCCCACAGTGATCACTGAACACCCTGCTGAGGAGATTTCATTTACCTGTAGTAAAGGTAAACTGAATGCTCAACACATTTCAGACTACAACACTGCATGGTAAGAGACTGATTTTAGGGTTTATAGCAACTTTGCGGGTCACAAAACAGATTACAAGAACTGAAGAGTCAATATTCTTCTCACTggttagataaaaaaaatgtgaaaatctcAGAATCAACTGAGTCCATATATCTGTGGGGAAAGCAAGCACTGAATAGTATGAGTCCATCTTAGCAAAGCCACGTTTAAAGTATACTAAAAGTTTGCTTTATATAATCTACCTTTTGTACACAATCTTTAGGTCCCTCCACTCCAGGAAACTGCACATCTTAGGCTTCCTGGCCAGTATGGTCTGGACCAGATCTCTGGAGATCTTCTTCCTCTCCTTGTCGGAGAGAGGTACATACCATTTCTGAAGCCGCAGCTTCCCCTGCCGGCTGAACAGCAGCATGAACTGCATCTGAGGAGGGAGAAGTTCAATGGGAGAGACAAACATGAATCACAATGAGTGAGAAACACCGGGATAAAGGAACCCGAAAAGAGGATAAGGAAATACTTTTGGAGGTTAAGGCATAAGACGTCGGAAATCAGCAGATATTTACAATACAATGAATAAAACACTGATGTTACATTTATTGCATTCACTAAAAAGGTCCTAGTTGCAGGACATGAATGAGatgttaataaaaacacaacattaacaCTTGATCAAATTTGGATTACATCTTGTAAATCATTCACCTTAGGGGCTTTGGCATAAAGTTTTATTAGCTCGCATCAGCTAATGTCGCTTAATTGCCTGGTATTAAAATCAACACCACGTTACGTGACATTTGCGCCCCCTCCTGCGGCGTTTATCTAGTTACAGCACAAACAAGACGGCAAAAACAAGATTCAGTACCATTGGAATGGACCTTCGAGTTAGTGACTTGACCGGCTGGAACTTCAGCAAATTAAAGCTCAACACATGATCAAAACAAGACGAGAGAGACTTCTACGTTTCTATAGCTTAGCTTCCCGTCCAGCCCGATGCTAAACTGCCTACCGGATGCTTTTCACACAGATACGCTGTGATTGGCTGAAAAAGTCAGGGGTGTGCAATTTGATTGGTTGTAAGGTTCCGTTATTTATGACGTAATATGGGAGTGAGAATAACTACTGCTTGCGGTGGCTCATAGTTTACCATGTTCCTGGTTTTGCTTCTCTTTGTTTAGTTACAATAACATTTATGATAAAAGGTAGGAGAAAACTTTAAGGGAATAATCATAAAGGGACATGTTAATAATACACGACAATAAATAGGCTCTACTTCCATAAATATTGCTCATTGCtgatcacaaaaaaacaaaacaaaactcggCAAACAATTGGCTGCAAGAAAATGTGCATTTCCAACTGTGAATGTAGACTTCAGAGGTCATATACAAGAGCAACACTGTCAAAATACTATAATCAGATCATTCAATGTTATTTGGGCTCCAGTGTAAACAATTAAAGTAAGAATTTTACACAATTCTCATGATTatgatttggtttttatttt is from Girardinichthys multiradiatus isolate DD_20200921_A chromosome 4, DD_fGirMul_XY1, whole genome shotgun sequence and encodes:
- the ap1s2 gene encoding AP-1 complex subunit sigma-2 isoform X2, producing the protein MQFMLLFSRQGKLRLQKWYVPLSDKERKKISRDLVQTILARKPKMCSFLEWRDLKIVYKRYASLYFCCAVEDQDNELITLEIIHRYVELLDKYFGSVCELDIIFNFEKAYFILDEFLLGGEAQETSKKNVLKAIEQADLLQEEAEAPRSVLEEIGLT
- the ap1s2 gene encoding AP-1 complex subunit sigma-2 isoform X1, producing the protein MMQFMLLFSRQGKLRLQKWYVPLSDKERKKISRDLVQTILARKPKMCSFLEWRDLKIVYKRYASLYFCCAVEDQDNELITLEIIHRYVELLDKYFGSVCELDIIFNFEKAYFILDEFLLGGEAQETSKKNVLKAIEQADLLQEEAEAPRSVLEEIGLT
- the zrsr2 gene encoding U2 small nuclear ribonucleoprotein auxiliary factor 35 kDa subunit-related protein 2 — encoded protein: MAAAIIPLVSTPALSQKQRRAAQRKERRRRKRQALAQTRECELTNEAEEEEELNEGDGEEDNPAEDERQRQHEEWLEKERLAQEEFRQRTEREEVARKKKEEEEHMIKEEWEAQQRREQEEKEQRQQEKRNREEAVQKRLDEAENQLDNGGPWMNPEAPVTVNLENFGTERDVANCPFFLKTGACRFGDRCSRKHMYPTSSPTLLVRGMFKTFGMEEWRRDDYDMDACLEHSEEELLESFLEFYHDVLPEFKGIGKVVQFKVCCNHEPHLRGNVYVQFETEELCKEAFMKFNGRWYAGRQLQCETCPVTRWKNAICGLFDRQKCPKGKHCNFLHVFRNPGNEFWEADRDLQISPDRSVRGSRREEWHSERYRERSWRQRRSSRSPARSERSHRRWEDDMERSRSRERRTSHQRRDDQWSSRSRHSDRRTDRHRSRSRDRSRSRSRDREQRRDKEMEKKYRDRNEDEGPRRETREKSRSTSREKKRHKQSRERSPKISDKSLSDGTKTHRHHRRSKKSKKSKKKHKKKRLLSEKTCSSTQSETESEEETWDNPSILSPSGDLKEEEKTREKCADENNLDSEVKTEATPEIKSDLTSNGDIRS